The segment TTGCCCCTTGCCCAAAACACCAAAGGTACCCCGCATGTTTCCATGGCTTGATCCGTCCGGCAGATTTTCGGCTTTTAAGCTGACCGTGTTTGTGTTGCTGCTTGTGCCGGGCTGTTTCATTCTATGGCCGGTCATTGCCGAAGGCGGGGCGACCATTCCTGTCAAGGAAGCGATCCTTGAAAGCGGGGACTGGGCGATCAGAATGTTGCTGATCTCGCTTCTGATCACGCCGCTTCGCCGGATTACACGCGCGAGCAAGCTTGTCCAGATCCGGCGTCAGGTCGGTTTGGCTGCCCTGGCGTATGCCGTGATCCATCTGTTGTTATATATGCTGAGCCAGTCGTGGGATGTCTTGCGCGTTGCCAATGAAATTCTGGTGCGGATTTATCTGACCATCGGCTTTGTGGCGTTGACGGGGCTTTTTATCCTTGGGGTGACGTCAACCAAATCAGCGATGCGCAGGCTGGGCAAGAACTGGACCCGATTGCACAGGATCAGCTATGGCATCGGTGTTCTTGCGGCCCTTCATTTCTTCATGCAGTCGAAAATTGACGTCAGCGAAGCGACCCTGATGTCGGGATTCTTTGTCGCCCTGATGCTGTATCGCATGGCGCATGCCCGTGACTGGTCGCTGCGATCACCGCTTGTTCTGGTATCAATTGCGGTTCTGGCGGGGCTGGCAACCGCAGGGATCGAATATGCGTGGTACGGATTGGCGACCGGTGTACCGCCATCGGCTGTTTTTGCCGCCAATCTTGAATTCATGTGGCCATTGCGCCCGGCATGGAATGTGCTGCTGAGCGGGTTGTTCGTTGCAGTCATCAGCCTGTTCGGGCGCGATTCGATTGGCCGTGAATGGCTTGGCCAGATCGCATCGAGCCTGTTTGTCAGACCGCAGCGCTCGCGCGGCGGGTAAGGGCGGTCAGAAGGCCCGCACCAATCATGACGGCACCCCCGGCACGCGTCAGGCGGCGCATGGCGGCTGGTTTACGGAATTTTTCGCGCAGGGCACCGGCCATGATTGCCCAGATCGCAACATTGACCGCCGCCAGCGAGACAAAGGTCGTGGTCATGATCACGAATTGGGGAACGACCGGCATTGACGCATTCACGAATTGCGGCACAAAGGCGATAAAGAACACGATGCCCTTAGGGTTCAGGGCCGTCACGATATAGGCCTGCAGGAACATGCGGGACGGCCGGTTGCGTTTGGCATCGGGATTGTCTTCAAGTGTGCCCGGTTTTTCCCGCAGCATCTTGATGCCAAGATAAATCAGATAACCTGCCCCACACAGTTTAAGCACCGTAAAGGCATTTGCCGACGCCGCCAGCAATGCACCGGCACCAGCCAGCGAAATCGTCATCGCCGTCAGATCGCCAAGCGCCACACCGGGAACAGTTGCCCATGCGGTCTGGCGTCCCTTGCCGAGGGCGTAGCTGACCACAAGCATGATGGTCGGGCCGGGAATGGCCAGAACGATTGTGCAGGCCAGAACGAAGGCCAGCCAGATTTCAAGATTTATCTTTACCCTCCTTCAGGTGCTTTTCATCCAATCATAAATCCTGATCCCGATTGCGAAGTCGAGGGCAAAATCGCAGGTGGCAAAGCAATCATTCGTGGCGCCATTCCGGATGGCGTTTTTCAACAAAGGCCCCGATGCCTTCGCGGGCGTCATGTTTTTGCATGTTTTCGGTCATCACCCCGGATGCGTAATCATAGGCCGCCGATAATGGCATTTCGAGCTGGCGATAGAATGCTTCCTTGCCCAGCTTGACCGTCATGCCCGAACGCGATGCGATCCGTTTGGCAAGATCATCGGTAGCGGTGATCAGATCGTCATCTTCGACGACATCGGAAATCAGCCCCATCTGCCAGGCGGTTTGCGCATCAATCGGGTCGCCCGTCAGTAACATGCGCATCGCGTGTTTGCGCGATACGTTGCGGCTAAGTGTGACCATCGGGGTCGAACAGAACAGCCCGATATTGACCCCGGGCGTGGCGAATTTCGCATATGATCCGGCGACCGCCAGATCACAGCTTGCGACCAGTTGGCACCCGGCGGCCGTGGCCACGGCGTGAACCCGTGCGATCACCGGCTGGGGCAGGGTCACAATCCGCATCATCAAGGCGCTGCATTGGGAAAACAGGGCGGCGTGGCCGTCACAGGCTGAAATCCCGTTCATTTCCTTAAGATCGTGTCCAGCGCAAAAGGCCGGGCCGTTTGCGGCAAGGATCACACAGCGGATGGTTTCGTCAGCGGCGATTTTGTCCAGTGCGGTATGGAGGGCCCCCATCATCGCCCCTGACAGGGCGTTGCGGCTTTGCGGGGCATTCAGGGTCAGTGTCGTGACCGGACCTTGATCCTCGCGCAGGACAAGTTCGTTTGCTTCAGTATGGCTGGTGGGGGAATTGCTGGTCATTCGGGCCTCCCTGTGATGGCGCGCACTGCAGGTTTTTTACTTTTGCGTCAGTATATTGTCGTTGTAGAATTTCACGTCCCGGTTTTGTTGAAAACCAAAAATGCAAAAAGACTGCTTCATGCCGGGCGACGATCCCATGTGAGGACGATTGGGAATGAGCAACGACGAACAACGTAAGCCGCGACGCGCTCCTGGTCGTTTTGTCACCACCAAGGAGATCGTTGAAAAACGCAAACCGGTTTCGCCGGTCGCGAAGACGAAAATGAAACGCTATGACCGCAAGGAGGTCATGGACTGGGACATGGAACGTCAGCGTGCTGAAGCACGTGCGCGGTTGTTAAGTCGCGGTTTTGACGTGCCTGAAATTCTTCAGCCCCGTCGGCCGGAAGTGGATCCGGATGATCCGGAAGCCAGCACCATTGATCCCGATGCCGTGCGCGATATTTCCGGGGCGGCGATGGCCGGGCCCAAACCGGCAGCCCCGAAAAAAAGCCGACCGGTAACGGCAGGCGACCTTCACAACGCTGCGAAGCAGGGGGATCGCCCCAAGCCCAATCGTCATTTCCTTGCGAGCAATGTCGCCCTGCATCAGGCGGGACCGAATGTGGCGCAGGCCGAGGCCCCACAGAATGACGGGCAGGACGGGGATTATTCCGACGGCAGTGCATATCGCGAATATCTGGAAGGCTTGGGGGACGGCGCGAAAACCGGTCTGGACATCCACAATGATATTACCGGTCGCGTCGATGATCTGAAATCGGCATCAAAAACCGGATCGGGCAATATTGATTTACCCGATAACAGTTCAAGCTGGGTCAGTCAGGAAGAAGCCCGGCGGCGCAATGTGACCAGGGAATTGCAGGCACATTCCGTCAAACGAAAATCCGCAAGGCAGGCCAAGGCCGAAAAAAAGGCAAGGGCGCGGGGCAACGCGCTGGCGCTTGACAAGGTCTTGCCGAAACTTGGTGCCTATATGGTGGCGGCCATTGCGGTCGGTTATGTGCTGGTGCTGGTCTATACCGAGCTTGGCAAACTGATTGGCGGATAAGCGCAAAAACAATCAGCAATAGAAAATACATCCTGCATTTTGCCTCAAACCTGCCCGAATCTTCACGTCTAGTATAGTTGTCGCATAATGAACCATGTGACAGGCATCGGGCTTTTGACGAAATTGTCCGGTGTTTCGAGATCAGATAATGGGGAGATTGGACGACGAGGGGGTGATGGCCTGAATTGACCGGCAAGGTATGTCGGCAATGAAAGGTGGTCAGAGTGTGACATAACCCTTGTTGCAGGAGACGGCGGAGGTACCGCCGTAGTCGCCATGGAAAGTGACGTAAAAGGTCAGGAAGACCGACACCCGGTTTATCTTCCGGAAAACCGGTATCATTGGGCGTCCAACGATGAAGTGGACAAGCCCACAGTTATCCTGCGTGGCCCGGTCAGGCCAAGATTTCGAAGGTCCGGCTCAGGTGCCGGTTCTGACTTTGATCTGACCGATTGGATGCAGAAAAATCTGCCGCGCGTCGGGGCGTCCCTGATTGTCAGTATCGTAATTGCGAGTGTTGTCCTCGCGACATATTCAGAGCTTGCTGTTCTGTTGTCGCGTTGATTGCGCATGTCTGTTTGTTCCGTGATGTCATCACATACCGGACAAACCATCTGGCAACGGAGACGATGATGAAAAGCCAGAGATTGCCTGTATCGGGTGTCCATCATGCTTCGGCATCAAGAATGCTGTCTGCGGGCATTCATCGCCGCCGCCCCGGGCAGGGCGATTTGACACCGGAAACCGATATTGCCGATCAGAAGAACGGTGGCCAGGACCCGGAATCACAATCGGACCATCAGAGCCCGGAACATCGCCGTCATGTCAAAAGCCAGACGGCATCGTCGTCCAAATCCGGTCGCGATCCGGATAATGATGTGAAAAATGGAAAGACGAATGTCGAGGCATCGGACGAGGGACCGGAAGATCACCCGTTCATCGATTTCATTGCATCAATAATGCCATCGGGCGAAGCCCCGAATGATAACCCGGAATTTCCAGTATCTGCGGATGATCGCCAAGTCGGCGGGTATCGTTCCGACAATCAAGGCAGTCGGGTTTTACGGAACGCACCGGAGGCCAGACCTGCATTACCCGTTCATACATTCGCCATCAGGCGGCGGGGCATGGAAAGATGGCTGCCCAATATCGGCTCCTTTCTGATTACCGGGATCGTTATTGTTGCGGTGATCTGGATGACGGTGATCGAGCTTTCGGTAATCCTTGGCAGATAAAGGCGGTCACTGAGCCGGACATGGTGGTTTGCGACTTTATGCCAAGGGGCAGATATGCTGAAATAGTTGACGTTAACGTAAACGTTATGTCAGGCTGTTGGTCAAAGGGAACAGGGCCATCCGTCCAAGGTTGGCGACAGGGAGGAACCCGATATGACAGCCATGCCACCCCGCACCGGCATAGGATTGGCGGATTTCGACGCCATCATGCGTGAAAAAGTCCCGTTTGTCGGGGATATGAATGTCAGGACAGAGGAGCTTTCGGGGGATCGCGCCCTGTTGCGCCTGCCGTTCAATGAGCGGCACATTCGGCCGGGCAATGTTATTTGCGGTCCGGCGATCTTTGCGCTGGCTGATATTGCGCTTTATGCGGTGGCGTGGCTTGTGGTACCCAAGGCCGATCTGGCGGTTACGACCGAGGCGACGGTGCATTTCCTTTCCGGGGCAAAGCCCGGCGATTTGCTGGCGGAGGCGAAGATCCTCAAGGCAGGCAAGCGCCTTCTGATTGCGGAATGCCATATCCGGTCTGCCGTTGATGGCGCACTTTGCGCGCATGTCATCGGAACCTATGCGATGCCACCGGAAAAGGGGCCGGAAAATGGGACCGGGCCAAAACCGGTATGAAAATGATGAAAATCAGTGTGGTAAAATAATACCTATTGATATAAGTATCTGAAATATAACGAAATATTCCTGTTGCTTTCCTGTTTAATGCTGGCATACTGCGCCGACTTTCAACGAGGGGCGATTCCCTCCGTGGAACCCAGTTTTCGAGTATTAAATTATGAAAACCTTCACTGCGACACCGAGTGACATCGAGCGCAAATGGTTTGTAGTCGACGCAGAAGACGTCGTACTCGGCCGTCTTGCAGCCGTTGTTGCCAACCGTCTTCGTGGTAAACACAAAGCGATGTTTACCCCGCACATGGATTGTGGCGATCACATCGTCATCGTCAATGCCGAAAAAGTCAAACTGACCGGCCGTAAACTTCAGAACAAGAAGTTTTACTGGCACACTGGTTATCCGGGCGGCATCAAAGAACGCACCATGGACAAGCTGCTGAATGGCGAGCATCCGGAACGTGTGATCATCAAAGCTGTCGAGCGTATGATGTCCCGTGGTCCGCTGCGCAGCCAGGTTCTTTCCAAGCTGCACGTCTATGCCGGTACCGAGCATCCGCATGATGCACAGAAGCCGGAAGTTCTCGATCTTGCCGCAATGAACGACAAGAATAAGCGGAGTGCTAAGTAATGGCCGACACCAAAACTCTTGAAGATCTCAAGGATCTCGCACAGGGCGGTGAAGCTGCTGCTGCAGAAGGCACCCTGCCGGAACCGAAGATCGACGCACAGGGCCGTTCCTATGCAACCGGTCGTCGTAAGAACGCAATTGCACGCGTCTGGATCAAACCGGGCTCGGGTAAAGTCACCGTCAATGGCCGCGAATTCGAAGATTACTTCGCACGTCCGGTTCTGCGCATGGTGATCAACCAGCCGTTCGGCGTTGCCAATCGTAAAGATCAGTTCGACGTCGTTTGCACCGTTACCGGTGGTGGTCTTTCCGGTCAGGCCGGTGCCGTTCGTCACGGTATCTCGCGCGCACTGACCCTGTTCGAGCCGGCACTGCGTCCGTCGCTCAAGGCAGGTGGCTTCCTGACCCGTGACCCGCGTGCAGTCGAACGTAAAAAATACGGTCGCGCCAAAGCACGTCGTAGCTTCCAGTTCTCGAAACGTTAATTCGTTTTCGGGCATTAGGCTCGCGATTTTATTGGAAAAGCGTCACCTTCGGGTGGCGCTTTTTCTTTTTGCGGATGCTGCTTTATCTCCGAGAAAAACCAACAAAAAACGGCGTCTTCACGAAGGAAAGACGCCGTTTTTGGTTCGCGTTTAAAGGCTGAGCAGTCTCTGTCGCGTTATTGCCAGCGATCCGAGAAATCGCGCGGGATCATCAGAATATCGCGATCCACCTTGGTCACGTCAGTGTGGCCGCAAAGCGCCATGGAAACTTCAAGTTCCTTGT is part of the Thalassospira lucentensis genome and harbors:
- a CDS encoding enoyl-CoA hydratase, encoding MTSNSPTSHTEANELVLREDQGPVTTLTLNAPQSRNALSGAMMGALHTALDKIAADETIRCVILAANGPAFCAGHDLKEMNGISACDGHAALFSQCSALMMRIVTLPQPVIARVHAVATAAGCQLVASCDLAVAGSYAKFATPGVNIGLFCSTPMVTLSRNVSRKHAMRMLLTGDPIDAQTAWQMGLISDVVEDDDLITATDDLAKRIASRSGMTVKLGKEAFYRQLEMPLSAAYDYASGVMTENMQKHDAREGIGAFVEKRHPEWRHE
- a CDS encoding PaaI family thioesterase, which codes for MTAMPPRTGIGLADFDAIMREKVPFVGDMNVRTEELSGDRALLRLPFNERHIRPGNVICGPAIFALADIALYAVAWLVVPKADLAVTTEATVHFLSGAKPGDLLAEAKILKAGKRLLIAECHIRSAVDGALCAHVIGTYAMPPEKGPENGTGPKPV
- the rpsI gene encoding 30S ribosomal protein S9 translates to MADTKTLEDLKDLAQGGEAAAAEGTLPEPKIDAQGRSYATGRRKNAIARVWIKPGSGKVTVNGREFEDYFARPVLRMVINQPFGVANRKDQFDVVCTVTGGGLSGQAGAVRHGISRALTLFEPALRPSLKAGGFLTRDPRAVERKKYGRAKARRSFQFSKR
- the rplM gene encoding 50S ribosomal protein L13, encoding MKTFTATPSDIERKWFVVDAEDVVLGRLAAVVANRLRGKHKAMFTPHMDCGDHIVIVNAEKVKLTGRKLQNKKFYWHTGYPGGIKERTMDKLLNGEHPERVIIKAVERMMSRGPLRSQVLSKLHVYAGTEHPHDAQKPEVLDLAAMNDKNKRSAK
- a CDS encoding LysE family translocator; its protein translation is MNLEIWLAFVLACTIVLAIPGPTIMLVVSYALGKGRQTAWATVPGVALGDLTAMTISLAGAGALLAASANAFTVLKLCGAGYLIYLGIKMLREKPGTLEDNPDAKRNRPSRMFLQAYIVTALNPKGIVFFIAFVPQFVNASMPVVPQFVIMTTTFVSLAAVNVAIWAIMAGALREKFRKPAAMRRLTRAGGAVMIGAGLLTALTRRASAAV
- a CDS encoding protein-methionine-sulfoxide reductase heme-binding subunit MsrQ; protein product: MFPWLDPSGRFSAFKLTVFVLLLVPGCFILWPVIAEGGATIPVKEAILESGDWAIRMLLISLLITPLRRITRASKLVQIRRQVGLAALAYAVIHLLLYMLSQSWDVLRVANEILVRIYLTIGFVALTGLFILGVTSTKSAMRRLGKNWTRLHRISYGIGVLAALHFFMQSKIDVSEATLMSGFFVALMLYRMAHARDWSLRSPLVLVSIAVLAGLATAGIEYAWYGLATGVPPSAVFAANLEFMWPLRPAWNVLLSGLFVAVISLFGRDSIGREWLGQIASSLFVRPQRSRGG